A portion of the Lampris incognitus isolate fLamInc1 chromosome 9, fLamInc1.hap2, whole genome shotgun sequence genome contains these proteins:
- the LOC130117832 gene encoding free fatty acid receptor 2-like, with protein MIDGSTAWPPTTPFSHTVLYLCVYIFTFVTGFPANVLAFYTFCVKVRQKPTPIDILLLNLTISDLLFLLFLPFRMNEVLNNMTWALPYALCPLSSFFFYMTIYNSTFFLTAISVERYLGVAFPIQHSLKRRPIYAVAASICFWIISFIHLSIVIIIPIIGSKSSNSSNSTHNVGEHKSVEPAVCYNNFTPYQLTVLLPVRLELCLVLFCIPFLICSFCYIKFIWILSRLQRIGRRRRLRAIGMALGTLLVFAVCFGPYNISHIVGYAKWENPSWRAKALLCSTFNACLDPLIFYWSSSAVRGAVNNVMGAIKRRLNRCMSYHTFWFLCKGVDKTAKDKAPKQEESNTV; from the coding sequence ATGATTGACGGATCCACAGCATGGCCACCAACCACTCCGTTCAGTCACACTGTACTGTACCTGTGTGTCTACATATTCACCTTTGTGACGGGGTTTCCGGCCAATGTGCTTGCCTTCTACACGTTCTGCGTGAAGGTGAGGCAGAAACCCACACCCATTGACATCCTGCTCCTCAACCTGACCATCTCGGACCTCCTCTTTCTCCTTTTCTTGCCGTTCAGGATGAACGAGGTGCTGAACAACATGACATGGGCCTTGCCCTATGCTCTCTGTCCGCTCTCCAGCTTCTTCTTCTACATGACCATCTACAACAGCACTTTCTTCCTCACTGCCATCAGTGTGGAGCGCTACCTAGGCGTGGCCTTCCCCATCCAGCACTCGCTCAAGCGCCGGCCAATATACGCTGTGGCTGCAAGCATTTGCTTCTGGATCATCTCTTTCATCCACCTGAGCATTGTTATCATCATCCCCATCATCGGCTCTAAGAGCTCCAACTCATCAAATAGCACACATAATGTGGGTGAACATAAATCAGTGGAACCTGCCGTGTGCTATAACAATTTCACGCCATACCAGCTGACGGTCCTTCTGCCAGTGCGTCTGGAGCTCTGCCTGGTGCTGTTCTGCATCCCATTCCTGATATGCAGCTTCTGCTACATCAAATTTATCTGGATCCTCTCAAGGCTGCAACGTATTGGACGGCGCCGGCGTCTCCGGGCCATCGGCATGGCCCTTGGCACACTGCTGGTATTTGCGGTGTGTTTCGGCCCATACAACATCTCACACATCGTGGGGTACGCCAAATGGGAAAACCCTTCCTGGAGAGCCAAGGCCCTGCTGTGCAGCACTTTCAACGCTTGCCTGGACCCTCTCATTTTCTACTGGTCCTCATCTGCCGTGAGAGGTGCCGTTAATAACGTGATGGGGGCTATCAAGCGCCGGCTGAACAGGTGCATGTCTTATCACACATTCTGGTTCCTGTGTAAAGGGGTTGACAAGACGGCAAAAGATAAGGCACCCAAACAAGAGGAGAGCAACACTGTCTGA